In Selenomonas dianae, a genomic segment contains:
- a CDS encoding D-2-hydroxyacid dehydrogenase, with protein sequence MTLQILSFARLSDKQIDLIHQSYPHCQCRCIRPTEAGDVLSEVDILLGYDAQMDMEKYLSKMSRLQWIHTYSAGVEKLLSNAMFSQSDILLTNSRGIHGIPMAEHVLGTMLASSRCLIEAWENQKAHTWKRLTEPDELFGKTAAIIGLGSIGREIAKHLKNMGMRIVAVKQKTSTEPFVDQLFTIDHLPEVLSCADYVIVTLPLTPQTKKLFNLKTFDMMKENAFFINVSRGDVIEEADLVEALTTQRIRGASLDVFTTEPLPEDSPLWNVPNLFITPHYSAISPMYLDRSLKIFRNNLQIFPQRIGMLNVVDKKRGY encoded by the coding sequence ATGACACTTCAAATATTATCATTTGCGAGATTAAGCGATAAACAAATAGATCTCATTCATCAAAGCTATCCGCATTGTCAGTGCAGATGTATACGCCCCACAGAAGCCGGTGACGTCCTTTCCGAAGTGGATATTCTGTTGGGCTATGATGCACAAATGGACATGGAGAAGTATCTTTCCAAAATGTCGCGCCTCCAATGGATTCATACGTATAGTGCCGGCGTTGAAAAACTGCTGTCAAACGCGATGTTTTCGCAGTCCGATATACTGCTAACCAACTCACGCGGTATCCATGGCATCCCCATGGCAGAACACGTTCTAGGAACAATGCTTGCGTCCAGCAGATGTCTGATCGAGGCATGGGAGAATCAAAAGGCACATACATGGAAGCGACTGACGGAGCCGGACGAACTGTTTGGAAAGACAGCTGCTATCATCGGGTTGGGCAGCATCGGCAGAGAAATTGCAAAACATCTCAAAAATATGGGAATGCGTATTGTTGCTGTAAAGCAAAAGACTTCTACCGAGCCGTTTGTAGATCAGTTATTCACTATAGATCATCTGCCGGAGGTACTGTCCTGCGCGGACTATGTCATCGTTACGCTCCCCTTGACACCGCAAACAAAAAAATTATTTAATCTCAAAACATTTGATATGATGAAAGAAAACGCATTCTTCATCAATGTATCCAGAGGAGATGTCATCGAGGAAGCCGACTTGGTGGAGGCTCTAACGACACAGCGCATACGAGGTGCATCCCTTGATGTCTTTACAACCGAGCCGCTTCCCGAAGATTCCCCATTGTGGAATGTGCCGAATTTGTTCATCACACCGCACTACTCGGCGATATCCCCCATGTATCTGGATCGATCGCTCAAAATCTTTCGCAACAATTTGCAGATCTTTCCACAGCGCATTGGGATGCTCAATGTTGTAGATAAAAAGCGCGGGTATTGA
- a CDS encoding HD domain-containing protein: MKQRLRQFLRALFGRLDAEGHTFIRCYLNEAEQRLFYAMHQSDQYHAFRVALTAKEIYARQGCLDLDTYILLIRCALLHDIGRVKGTADIWGKVLAVLADRFFPFATSYFLRRKDSCNVFGRIGMALYVHIAHPYIGAVALRRIGDIREAEIVRQHQKKAAPEDSPVLSILKLADAQN, encoded by the coding sequence ATGAAACAGCGTCTAAGGCAGTTCCTACGAGCCTTGTTTGGTCGATTGGACGCAGAAGGGCATACGTTCATTCGATGCTATTTAAATGAGGCAGAGCAAAGACTGTTCTATGCAATGCACCAATCGGATCAGTATCATGCTTTTCGTGTTGCACTCACGGCAAAAGAAATCTATGCACGGCAAGGATGTTTGGACTTGGATACGTATATCTTGCTGATACGGTGTGCATTGCTCCACGATATTGGTCGCGTCAAAGGAACGGCAGACATCTGGGGAAAAGTTCTTGCTGTTCTTGCAGATCGTTTTTTTCCTTTTGCAACCTCTTATTTTCTTCGCCGAAAGGATTCCTGTAATGTATTTGGACGCATAGGAATGGCACTCTATGTCCATATTGCGCATCCCTATATCGGAGCGGTGGCACTGCGTAGGATCGGAGATATTCGTGAAGCGGAGATTGTTCGGCAACATCAAAAAAAAGCAGCACCGGAGGATTCTCCGGTGCTGTCCATATTAAAGCTGGCAGATGCGCAAAACTGA
- the hisZ gene encoding ATP phosphoribosyltransferase regulatory subunit — MKSEKLILETPYGTRDLLPKDTAEMRHMENKLSDLFRSWGYDEVITPTIEHLETLAPRISEANALFLLLGNQNKPLALRNEMTTPIARLVSSRLKDAPVPLKLSYLGNVFRVEQTQMGRQCEFHQAGVELMGSNTPASDAEIISLAIESILTCGINDFQIHMGQIAFLDGMMAYYEIGEDQCREIKSAIERHDIVCLNRLIDTLSLPSKDKETLKSLPLLNGREDLLKHLYDLPLNLQSRSAVDNLAAIYTLIQSYGYADYVRFDLGIIRDFNYYTGMVFEGYSIKLGFPLCGGGRYDHLLTEYGYPMPATGFALGIERILLTLERQGVHLPPLSKDIYIGYTASSIGRAIQRASELRHAGKTVELGLRTQTPEEAESSRAEFGYAQLEYFE; from the coding sequence ATGAAATCTGAAAAGCTGATTTTGGAAACACCATATGGAACACGAGATCTGCTCCCAAAAGATACAGCAGAAATGCGTCATATGGAAAATAAGCTGTCCGATTTGTTTCGGTCGTGGGGATATGATGAGGTCATTACTCCGACCATTGAGCATCTGGAAACATTGGCACCTCGCATATCGGAAGCGAACGCTCTCTTCCTGCTGTTGGGGAATCAGAATAAGCCACTTGCTCTGCGTAACGAAATGACAACACCGATTGCAAGACTGGTCAGCAGCCGCTTGAAGGATGCGCCTGTTCCTCTGAAACTATCCTATTTGGGCAATGTTTTTCGCGTGGAGCAAACGCAGATGGGGCGTCAATGTGAATTCCATCAGGCGGGAGTCGAGCTGATGGGGAGTAACACACCCGCCTCAGATGCTGAGATCATATCGCTGGCGATCGAATCCATCCTGACGTGTGGAATCAATGATTTTCAGATCCACATGGGACAGATTGCTTTCCTTGATGGAATGATGGCCTATTATGAAATTGGGGAGGATCAATGCCGAGAGATTAAGTCCGCGATCGAACGCCATGACATTGTATGCTTAAATCGGCTGATTGATACCTTGTCACTTCCAAGCAAGGACAAAGAAACATTAAAAAGTCTTCCACTTCTGAATGGAAGGGAAGATCTCCTGAAACACCTTTATGATCTGCCACTCAATCTGCAGAGCCGATCTGCTGTTGATAATCTGGCTGCGATTTATACGTTGATTCAATCATACGGTTATGCGGATTATGTTCGCTTTGATCTCGGTATCATTCGGGATTTTAATTACTATACCGGGATGGTCTTTGAGGGGTATTCAATCAAATTGGGATTTCCATTGTGCGGGGGCGGTCGCTACGATCACCTTTTGACCGAATATGGATACCCTATGCCGGCAACAGGTTTTGCGCTCGGGATTGAGAGAATTCTCCTGACGCTTGAACGGCAGGGAGTTCACCTACCGCCTCTATCCAAGGATATCTATATTGGATATACTGCATCATCCATCGGACGCGCGATTCAGCGGGCATCCGAGCTGCGTCATGCAGGTAAGACGGTGGAGCTTGGGCTGCGTACGCAAACCCCTGAGGAGGCAGAATCTTCGCGCGCAGAATTCGGATATGCACAGCTTGAGTATTTTGAATGA
- a CDS encoding YerC/YecD family TrpR-related protein: MVNEKLRDDLTDQLCRAILSLDNMEECYQFFEDVCTIGELRAMAQRLDVARMLHEGNTYDDIVAQTGASTATISRVKRCLNYGADGYTLVLEKGISAPLVDEENL, encoded by the coding sequence ATGGTAAATGAGAAATTGAGAGATGATCTGACCGATCAGCTGTGCCGCGCAATCCTTTCATTGGATAACATGGAAGAATGTTACCAATTCTTTGAGGATGTTTGTACGATTGGGGAGCTCCGTGCGATGGCACAACGGCTTGACGTTGCCCGTATGCTGCACGAGGGGAATACCTACGACGATATTGTTGCACAAACCGGAGCCAGTACGGCAACCATCAGCCGTGTCAAACGATGCCTGAATTATGGTGCGGACGGATATACACTCGTGCTTGAAAAGGGGATTTCTGCGCCGCTGGTTGATGAGGAGAACCTCTGA
- a CDS encoding HlyD family secretion protein — MEIDVTKSLRKKIYRAIIFFLVIVFCTSFFLLHSIDRSDELTVSNAHIVCEQSSLQAANLLIIRELHTEEGAYIAQGTLLVTVQNVLSDEEYARLQKNVELAQTNVEQIRYGAAAVSQKIPLQTESLDAARVRMDRMNELYEMGAVSAAKRNEAVAAYEQEKNALTVGSEQNTGAPNPAAIQAAEEQLKRAEEALAKVRDNTSTTDLFATREGTVSQIFVKEGDRIEKGDDILSVNILENCWIEAAIPSDGKDRVYLGQIVRYELNGIPVQGTVEEIVDADPENGNEEMVRISVPLDKTASDGENIVLHFSS; from the coding sequence ATGGAAATTGATGTCACAAAATCCCTGAGAAAGAAAATATATCGAGCTATTATTTTTTTTCTGGTCATTGTATTTTGCACTTCTTTTTTCTTGCTTCACAGTATCGATCGATCGGATGAGTTAACGGTATCCAATGCACATATCGTCTGCGAACAAAGTTCATTACAGGCGGCCAATCTACTGATTATCCGGGAACTGCATACAGAAGAAGGCGCATATATAGCGCAAGGAACACTTCTTGTCACGGTGCAGAATGTATTATCGGATGAGGAATACGCTCGTTTGCAAAAGAATGTGGAACTCGCACAAACGAATGTAGAACAAATTCGATATGGAGCAGCAGCGGTATCACAAAAGATACCGCTGCAAACGGAAAGTTTGGATGCTGCTCGCGTACGTATGGATCGCATGAATGAATTATATGAAATGGGAGCAGTCAGTGCAGCGAAAAGGAATGAAGCTGTTGCGGCATACGAGCAGGAAAAAAATGCTTTGACCGTAGGCAGCGAACAAAATACGGGAGCACCGAATCCGGCGGCAATACAGGCGGCAGAGGAGCAGCTGAAAAGAGCGGAGGAAGCGCTGGCAAAAGTGCGTGACAATACAAGTACCACAGATCTCTTTGCCACACGGGAGGGCACGGTATCACAGATTTTTGTAAAAGAAGGAGACCGTATCGAGAAGGGGGATGATATTCTCTCCGTGAACATTTTGGAGAACTGTTGGATTGAGGCAGCAATACCAAGTGATGGAAAAGATCGGGTTTATCTAGGACAAATTGTTCGATATGAACTCAATGGTATTCCTGTGCAGGGAACGGTAGAAGAGATCGTTGACGCAGATCCGGAGAATGGAAATGAGGAGATGGTTCGTATATCCGTTCCTTTGGATAAAACGGCAAGCGACGGAGAGAATATTGTATTGCATTTTTCTTCTTGA
- the alaS gene encoding alanine--tRNA ligase, translated as MTGNELREAYLQFFAEKKGHLRLPSYSLVPENDPTLLLIGAGMAPLKPFFTGKVKPPRTRITTCQRSVRTGDIENVGRTARHQTFFEMLGNFSFGDYFKKEAIPWAWEFLTEVVELPKDKLWVSIYPEDDEARAIWLEQTDVLPDHIVALKDNFWEIGPGPCGPDSEIYIDLGEERGCGEPTCGIGCDCDRFLEIWNLVFTQYDRTEEGEYNVLAHKNIDTGCGLERLASVVQNKKTNFETDLLYPIIEYTSKISGVAYGEDPKKDISLKVVADHARSVAIMIMDGILPSNEGRGYVLRRTLRRAIRHGRMLGITKPFLDDTVDAVVEIFRDAKDFSDLLTKQDYIKRVIRVEEDRFATTLAQGIELLNDEVTRLKSANETVLHGEIGFKLYDTYGFPRELTEEILHENGITLDGEGFQQEMEKQRTRARSARGENQAVSVPDLSGIDTGRLMEDAAATKATVVAIWHDGKLVDSLRDGESAGIILSTTPFHAEGGGQVGDEGVLRSELGCLAVTNTKRLPDGTVYHLAYVEEGQIQRGDSVEICLDTEKKLSSARNHTATHLLQAALRRVVGDHVQQAGSLVTPERLRFDFTNFEPVSEQQLRDVEELVNEEILRSIDLHISMMPIDEAKALGAMALFGEKYGNMVRVVCVPDFSIELCGGSHVTNTGQIGLFKIISESGVAAGVRRIEAITGRAACAYATEMARTVQELSHKLKTRSEELVAQVDKFISERKSMQEQLRSFAEFRDKADVQKLLMGVQEIGNFHVVVGKANVDSMDELRNIADLTCEKLDSGIVILGAVIDDKVSLVVKADKAAVKLGAHAGNIIKQAAKAVGGGGGGRPDMAQAGGKNAEQLPQAFEEAVAVIRQQASV; from the coding sequence ATGACCGGGAACGAACTGCGAGAAGCATATTTGCAGTTTTTCGCAGAAAAAAAGGGACACCTTCGTTTGCCGAGTTACTCCCTTGTGCCGGAAAACGATCCTACGCTTCTTTTGATTGGTGCCGGTATGGCACCTCTGAAGCCTTTTTTTACCGGTAAGGTGAAACCTCCACGTACTCGTATTACCACCTGTCAACGTTCTGTTCGTACAGGAGATATCGAGAATGTCGGACGTACGGCACGTCATCAGACCTTTTTTGAGATGCTTGGAAACTTCTCTTTCGGCGATTACTTCAAGAAGGAAGCGATTCCGTGGGCGTGGGAATTCCTGACAGAGGTTGTCGAACTTCCCAAAGATAAGCTCTGGGTTTCCATCTATCCGGAGGATGATGAAGCTCGTGCTATCTGGTTGGAACAGACCGATGTGCTTCCGGATCATATTGTTGCGTTGAAAGATAACTTCTGGGAGATCGGACCCGGTCCATGCGGTCCGGACTCCGAGATCTACATTGATCTCGGCGAAGAACGCGGCTGTGGTGAACCAACATGCGGCATTGGCTGCGATTGCGACCGCTTTCTTGAGATATGGAATCTTGTCTTTACCCAGTACGATCGTACGGAAGAGGGTGAGTACAATGTTCTTGCGCACAAGAACATTGATACGGGCTGCGGCTTGGAGCGACTTGCCTCTGTTGTACAAAACAAGAAAACAAACTTTGAAACAGATCTCCTCTATCCGATCATCGAATACACGTCTAAAATTTCGGGTGTAGCTTATGGCGAAGATCCGAAAAAAGATATTTCACTCAAGGTCGTTGCAGACCATGCGCGTTCTGTTGCTATCATGATTATGGATGGCATTCTTCCATCGAATGAGGGGCGCGGATACGTTTTGCGGCGCACACTCCGCCGTGCAATTCGACATGGACGTATGCTCGGGATCACAAAGCCTTTCCTTGATGATACGGTGGATGCCGTCGTTGAAATTTTCCGCGATGCGAAGGATTTCAGTGATCTCCTGACAAAACAGGACTATATCAAGCGTGTGATTCGTGTGGAAGAAGATCGCTTTGCGACGACGTTGGCACAGGGAATCGAGCTTCTGAATGATGAGGTTACACGTTTGAAATCTGCCAATGAAACCGTTCTCCACGGCGAAATCGGGTTCAAACTCTATGATACCTACGGCTTCCCGCGTGAGCTTACCGAAGAGATTCTCCACGAGAATGGAATCACCTTGGATGGCGAAGGCTTTCAGCAGGAGATGGAGAAGCAGCGTACCCGTGCAAGAAGTGCACGCGGAGAAAATCAGGCAGTTTCTGTTCCGGATCTTTCGGGGATCGATACCGGAAGGCTGATGGAGGATGCCGCGGCGACGAAAGCGACTGTTGTTGCAATCTGGCACGATGGGAAACTTGTTGATTCGCTGCGTGATGGAGAGAGTGCCGGAATTATTCTGAGTACAACCCCTTTTCATGCAGAAGGCGGCGGACAGGTTGGGGATGAGGGTGTCCTGCGCAGTGAACTTGGCTGTCTCGCCGTCACCAATACAAAGCGACTGCCCGATGGAACGGTCTATCACCTTGCTTATGTTGAGGAAGGACAGATCCAACGCGGGGACTCCGTAGAAATTTGCCTTGATACAGAAAAAAAACTCTCATCTGCGCGAAACCATACGGCGACCCATCTCTTGCAGGCGGCGCTTCGGCGTGTTGTCGGCGATCATGTTCAACAGGCAGGTTCGCTTGTTACACCGGAGCGACTTCGCTTTGACTTCACGAACTTTGAACCTGTGAGCGAGCAGCAGCTTCGTGATGTCGAGGAGCTTGTCAATGAGGAGATACTGCGTTCGATTGACCTCCATATCTCCATGATGCCGATTGATGAGGCGAAGGCCCTTGGCGCTATGGCACTCTTCGGTGAGAAATACGGTAATATGGTACGTGTTGTTTGCGTTCCGGACTTCAGTATTGAGCTCTGCGGTGGATCCCATGTGACCAATACCGGGCAAATTGGTCTGTTCAAGATTATCAGTGAATCGGGCGTTGCGGCGGGTGTGCGCCGCATCGAGGCGATTACCGGTCGTGCTGCATGTGCTTATGCGACAGAAATGGCACGGACTGTGCAGGAACTCTCGCATAAACTAAAGACGAGATCCGAGGAGCTTGTTGCACAGGTTGATAAGTTCATAAGCGAGAGAAAGTCTATGCAGGAACAGCTGCGGAGTTTTGCCGAATTCCGCGATAAGGCAGATGTGCAGAAGCTTCTTATGGGGGTTCAGGAGATTGGAAATTTCCATGTGGTTGTCGGAAAAGCCAATGTAGATTCCATGGATGAACTTCGCAATATTGCGGATCTTACCTGCGAGAAGCTGGATTCCGGAATTGTGATTCTCGGAGCTGTCATTGATGATAAGGTCAGTCTGGTGGTCAAGGCAGACAAGGCGGCAGTGAAGCTGGGGGCTCATGCAGGTAATATCATCAAGCAAGCTGCAAAAGCAGTCGGCGGCGGAGGCGGCGGTCGTCCTGATATGGCACAGGCCGGCGGTAAAAATGCGGAGCAACTTCCGCAGGCATTTGAAGAGGCAGTGGCTGTCATACGTCAGCAGGCTTCTGTCTAA
- a CDS encoding DNA translocase FtsK — protein MEGLFLGKKSSGRRTSRSVSTKRRSTAPNGSGRKYELIGLILLTFALISGVGILGLNVGFVGFFFADFFRYLFGWGAPFSLLIIALISLQYIIHHRGLLYTKKFFGVIGLFVSLLAVWHHFVIPVDEEILPQNLADGGGLIGGGLLFLLRSCFGVDGAIILLSTIVVGSVLLATTWSLASGYMKTKEQAKKGANAAGVVLQTTREKVSAVAEKIETKTSAIAHDTLSAVPYNQVNDPMFAEEHKKTDTAQVEEIVETTSPEPDAEPLPCEENEVQEAEPVQMYDVLASTTESPSIEEEPEAPAPIPFDYEQEIEAQDDEPLMPVEQSSIIMDACIPVEEEEDDAVEEHADVPDCLSVEEPAVSLVSPPPVPPTSTVADETTGERPYELPKVTHILSKHIKKENETLAQEIKENAHVLQQTLESFHVNAKVVSFCHGPAVTRYDLEPAPGVKVSKITNLAEDIALQLATSSVRIEPVPGKAAIGIEIPNRTLESVQLREVLENPQFQEASSKLTVGLGMDISGQAIFADIGKMPHLLVAGATGSGKSVCINTLISSILFKATPDEVKLILIDPKMVELSNYNGIPHLMVPVVTDPKKASSVLNWAVQEMEKRYSIFANHGVRDIKSFNRRYPEEKIPLIVIVIDELADLMMVSPKDVEDAICRILQKARAAGIHMILATQRPSVNVITGIIKANLPSRISFAVSSQVDSRTILDRGGAETLLGKGDMLFSPQGAPKPIRVQGAFISDEEVEMLLDFIRAQEQEISENEELIDYMESEAAGEDSAEDDGVQIKQDQLLPDAIELVMSTGQASSSNIQRRLGVGYTRAARLVDTMEELRIIGPSVGGNKPREILMTSEQAKELVKSIM, from the coding sequence ATGGAGGGATTGTTTTTGGGAAAGAAAAGTTCTGGCCGACGAACGTCGCGGTCTGTTTCCACCAAACGGAGGAGTACGGCGCCGAACGGATCAGGACGGAAGTATGAACTCATTGGTCTTATCCTTCTTACGTTTGCTCTGATTTCAGGGGTCGGAATTCTTGGACTGAATGTTGGCTTTGTAGGCTTCTTTTTCGCGGATTTCTTTCGCTATCTCTTTGGTTGGGGCGCACCTTTCTCGCTTTTGATTATCGCCCTCATAAGTCTGCAATACATCATACACCATCGTGGCCTTCTCTATACAAAAAAATTCTTTGGTGTCATCGGCTTGTTCGTTTCACTCCTTGCTGTATGGCATCATTTTGTCATTCCTGTTGACGAGGAAATACTACCGCAAAATCTCGCGGACGGTGGGGGATTGATCGGCGGCGGTCTTCTCTTCCTGCTGCGCAGCTGTTTTGGTGTGGATGGTGCGATCATTTTATTGAGCACCATCGTTGTTGGATCTGTTCTTTTGGCTACGACATGGTCGCTTGCCTCCGGCTATATGAAAACAAAAGAACAGGCAAAAAAGGGCGCAAATGCAGCAGGTGTTGTTCTCCAAACAACGCGCGAAAAGGTGAGCGCTGTGGCAGAGAAAATCGAAACGAAAACATCAGCGATTGCTCATGATACACTGTCTGCTGTGCCTTATAATCAGGTAAATGATCCCATGTTTGCAGAGGAACATAAAAAGACTGATACCGCACAGGTCGAGGAGATTGTGGAAACGACTTCTCCTGAACCGGACGCAGAACCCCTTCCCTGCGAAGAAAATGAGGTGCAGGAAGCAGAGCCTGTGCAGATGTATGATGTGCTTGCTTCGACAACAGAATCTCCTTCGATAGAGGAAGAGCCGGAAGCTCCCGCACCGATTCCATTTGACTATGAACAGGAAATTGAAGCACAGGATGATGAGCCTCTTATGCCTGTGGAGCAGTCTTCCATCATAATGGATGCGTGCATACCTGTGGAGGAAGAGGAGGACGATGCGGTCGAGGAACATGCGGATGTCCCCGACTGCCTTTCAGTGGAAGAACCTGCTGTTTCGCTCGTTTCTCCTCCTCCTGTGCCGCCAACTTCCACTGTCGCCGATGAAACAACAGGAGAGCGTCCCTATGAGCTTCCCAAAGTTACGCATATTCTTTCCAAGCACATCAAGAAAGAGAATGAGACTTTAGCCCAGGAGATCAAGGAAAACGCCCATGTCTTGCAGCAGACGCTTGAAAGTTTCCATGTGAATGCAAAGGTGGTCAGTTTCTGTCATGGACCTGCAGTAACGCGCTATGATCTGGAACCTGCGCCCGGGGTGAAGGTGAGCAAGATCACGAATCTTGCGGAAGACATCGCTCTGCAGCTTGCGACTTCCTCGGTGCGCATAGAGCCTGTTCCCGGCAAGGCGGCAATCGGTATTGAGATTCCAAATCGTACGTTGGAAAGTGTTCAGCTTCGCGAGGTGTTGGAGAACCCGCAGTTTCAAGAGGCGTCATCCAAACTCACGGTTGGCCTTGGAATGGACATCAGTGGACAGGCAATTTTTGCAGATATCGGGAAAATGCCTCATCTCCTGGTTGCAGGTGCAACGGGCTCCGGTAAATCTGTGTGTATCAATACCTTGATCTCAAGTATCCTGTTCAAAGCAACACCGGATGAAGTAAAACTCATCCTGATCGATCCGAAGATGGTGGAACTCTCAAACTACAACGGGATTCCGCATCTCATGGTTCCCGTTGTGACCGATCCGAAAAAAGCGTCTTCCGTGCTGAACTGGGCGGTGCAGGAGATGGAAAAACGCTATTCTATTTTTGCGAATCACGGTGTTCGCGATATCAAATCCTTCAACCGTCGATATCCGGAGGAAAAGATTCCGCTCATTGTCATCGTTATCGATGAGCTTGCAGATCTCATGATGGTATCGCCGAAAGATGTGGAGGATGCCATCTGCCGCATCCTCCAAAAGGCACGTGCCGCAGGCATTCACATGATCCTCGCAACACAGCGACCCTCGGTGAATGTCATCACGGGGATCATCAAGGCAAATCTGCCGTCCCGTATCTCTTTTGCTGTTTCGTCACAGGTGGATTCGCGTACGATCTTGGATCGCGGTGGGGCAGAGACCCTTCTCGGAAAAGGTGATATGCTTTTCTCTCCCCAGGGAGCTCCCAAGCCGATTCGTGTGCAGGGCGCATTCATCAGCGATGAAGAAGTTGAGATGCTGCTGGACTTTATCCGTGCACAGGAACAAGAGATCAGTGAGAATGAGGAACTCATTGACTATATGGAGAGTGAAGCCGCAGGCGAGGATAGCGCAGAGGACGATGGGGTGCAGATCAAGCAGGATCAACTTCTTCCCGATGCCATTGAACTTGTCATGTCCACAGGTCAGGCGTCCTCATCCAATATTCAACGCAGACTGGGCGTGGGGTACACCCGAGCGGCACGGCTGGTCGATACAATGGAGGAACTGCGTATCATCGGACCAAGTGTCGGCGGTAATAAACCGCGGGAAATCCTTATGACATCAGAACAGGCAAAAGAATTAGTAAAAAGTATCATGTAA
- a CDS encoding amidohydrolase, which yields MNTLIKNVIALLPDGTTPLVNIAIADDRIVAVGDVPEDFQAEKIIDGTQHFAIPGFVNAHTHASMTLLRSYADDMKLMDWLEQMIWPIEAKLRSDDIYWGAMLAAVEMIRSGTTAFADMYGPDMERVAEVVDVSGLRGVLSRGLIGVAPDSDKKLEENAALYENYHGAAQGRITVMFGPHALYTCPPDYLKKIAAKAQALGAEVHIHMSETVGEIENCLKEYGKRPFAHVASTGLFENGTLAAHCVHLDDEDIDIIKKYHIRVAHNPGSNMKLASGTAPVPRLLEDGVCVALGTDGASSNNNLDMLDEVQLAALMHKVHTLDPLAVPALTAVKMGTEYGAQALSLHDVGRLRAGDKADIVLFSMRGAAWTPCYNPVSLLAYAAKSSSIDTVMVDGKILMENGALTTMDEERILFEAQKVADRLTK from the coding sequence TTGAATACGCTGATCAAAAATGTCATTGCGCTTCTGCCGGATGGGACGACCCCCCTTGTAAACATTGCCATTGCCGATGATCGGATTGTGGCTGTGGGAGATGTTCCTGAGGATTTTCAGGCAGAAAAAATTATTGATGGTACACAGCATTTTGCAATTCCCGGATTCGTCAATGCGCATACCCATGCCTCCATGACACTCCTGCGCAGCTATGCAGATGATATGAAGCTGATGGATTGGTTGGAGCAGATGATCTGGCCGATTGAGGCAAAACTGCGTTCGGATGATATTTACTGGGGGGCTATGCTTGCGGCAGTTGAAATGATCCGCAGTGGTACGACGGCATTTGCCGATATGTACGGGCCGGATATGGAGCGCGTTGCCGAGGTCGTTGATGTCTCCGGTCTGCGCGGTGTACTTTCGCGCGGTCTGATCGGTGTTGCGCCTGACAGTGACAAGAAGTTGGAGGAGAATGCCGCACTCTATGAGAACTATCATGGAGCGGCACAGGGGCGCATCACCGTCATGTTTGGCCCCCATGCTCTCTATACCTGTCCGCCGGACTACTTGAAAAAAATTGCTGCCAAGGCACAGGCACTTGGTGCTGAGGTTCATATCCATATGTCGGAGACTGTGGGCGAGATCGAGAACTGCCTGAAGGAATATGGCAAGCGACCGTTTGCCCATGTCGCTTCGACGGGATTGTTTGAGAATGGAACACTTGCCGCCCACTGTGTGCATTTGGACGATGAGGACATTGATATTATCAAGAAATATCATATCCGTGTCGCACATAATCCCGGCAGCAATATGAAGCTTGCCAGCGGAACGGCTCCCGTACCTCGTTTGTTGGAAGATGGCGTTTGTGTTGCACTCGGCACGGACGGCGCATCCAGTAATAACAATCTGGATATGCTGGATGAGGTTCAGCTCGCAGCGCTAATGCACAAGGTGCATACGCTCGACCCGCTTGCTGTTCCGGCACTCACTGCAGTCAAGATGGGGACGGAGTATGGTGCACAGGCACTTTCCCTGCACGATGTCGGTCGACTTCGGGCAGGGGATAAGGCGGATATTGTCCTCTTTTCCATGCGTGGTGCAGCATGGACACCGTGCTACAATCCTGTGTCTCTCCTTGCGTACGCTGCGAAATCCTCATCCATTGACACGGTGATGGTGGACGGAAAAATTCTCATGGAGAACGGTGCACTCACAACCATGGATGAAGAGCGTATTCTGTTTGAAGCACAAAAAGTTGCAGATCGCCTTACAAAATAG